Within the Rosa rugosa chromosome 2, drRosRugo1.1, whole genome shotgun sequence genome, the region aaaaattaatccgATTCGCCGTCATTTCGACATCAAACAAAACGGTTAACCATTTATACACTTATatttccctaaggggagctgaacCACGAGAAAATAAACTTCCCAaattttttacattagttgataaaactcatagccacgagagtgtgagtgttgacagattgaaaaaataaattgcgagtgagcggttatgagcacaatagttttatgtggtatttagggtttagggttgacctattAGATtgagacccaaacgacgacaaaaatagctaaaagtttaaccataaccatttcttcttatcatgataacatccaacggttgattttgataatatctatttcctccaccttaTTGATAAGAAAGCTCGACTTTTTGAAGAAATAATATCTTTGCCTAGGGGTCTTATTATGGGATATAAGAATAACCATGAGATTTGCAAGTCACCGGCTCACATCGACATCAGAATATCTTTGCCTGGGGCGGATCTGCCCATGATTTTCTCACTCAAGGGCTGGGATCGGTTCTCATTTTGGCATTTTTTGCCggaaccgaaaccgaaaccgTGTTGTTTTTACCGGTTCGGTTACTTGAGTTTTCATTGCCGGAACCGTTTTTGTCGGTTCAGTTATGCATCGTTTTCGGTTCCTATACACAGCATGTCAAAGCCCCAGTTTTTCAAGCCTAATTCCACACTCCAGCAAATATACAAAAGCAATAAAGCAGTACATATACAAAAGTAGAGAAGCAGCTCCACCAGTACCAGAAAACAAATTCAACTACAGTTTGGGTTTGAAAGGGAGGAGGGTTTAGACGGAGAAAGGTAGGAAGGGATTTGATTATATAGAAATTAAGGAGGTGGGAGAAAGGGTGGgaaagtgataggagcattttaatgctacattttaactgctatttccctacatttcctgcgttatttccttaataaaactctgtttaggaaagtttccattctttgattgggaaagttcctaattgtagaaagtttccgttttgtagtttctattttccatttttagaaagtttccattttagtttaggaaagtttccatttcttattttagaaagcttctattttcaggtctttggaataaataagctgaattgagttcataaatggaaagagaagcttcatgaagatgacatggcaaggaaatgacgtggaaaatcagaaaatataatgccaagaggaaatcaaggaagagtttttaaaaaggaaaatatattttccttggggattaaatttgccgtgtaatacttaaggaaaaacaaggtgacaacatgggaattaaagatgattgattgaggatttcaaggagagattttcttgggagacttttatgggaaggaaatattgttggaggaataatttggtgtgattgccaacgtgaaaatcagaaataatcaaggagatgatgccaagagagattcaagggagaaataaaaggaaagagaaaaaggtggagaccaagaaaagctgaaaacgtgtctaggtgcatccctaaattccctaaaggaatattagccgaaattcatgaagaaaatcagaataatttcaaggaaattcggcaattaaatattagggaggtattttagagaattttgattggttggaacacatcacacggattacttggcattctatgattggttggactacatcacaaagcttacttggcgaattctcattggtggaagctatgtggaaatttgtgattgctttgtgaaccctagccgtgctcctatatatacccacctctttgacgttgaaaagggttccacatcccttagaaaaattcagaaaaattatattgttgccgtgagcttcttccattttctctccatcctctaaagcaagccacggagttcaagcaaggccgaagggagaagaagaagccgtgactattcctccaccatccaccattgaagacttgctttcaagcttcaaggatcacaacgaaaatcattcatcctcatcttccatccacggtgtaattcgacctctactttgtaacctttgtttgaatttcgttggtttgttttagttgacatatatgtttgaatgaatattaatttctggaattttatatgattgaatgaaattttcagattcatattattgttcttcgagagttgcttatgtgggtttgtttaattaaatttgcgttatagataacttttgtattttaatcttatgtggttgcaaacacttagggtttcgatataattggtgctaggtttaagaacatgaaatcgacttttcgttttgtgtaaacttgaatcaaagtagtaaaggttttgtacaaagatcgaatttaattaaagagaattgcaattaggtggacttttccatactaagttgtacacttgagttgatagcctttctctatgtgtaatgcgttaaacatgacatgattgactagctttctagggtttgattgcatgtttgataggattaatctaggtgctttcgcttaggttaattagcattgaaaagtaaaaaatgggaattcatttgctttcgaatgtttcacatgatcaactcctttctcatgacttagatgaacaatattagggtttgaatcgattttaatcatagatttcggttttgatctttgttctctcattccattcgtataattatgtttatgtgttttatttgttttcttaacttagtttattttcgagaAACCAAAACCTAATTCCCCCCTTAATTTCGTAATTATGtatatactttattttatttttgtaaataatatactttgtttaattttaattgtttaatttgtttgacaatgacaggtgtaccctcaatccccggaatagaacgatccctatttgcttatactactaacgatcttttcagggttaaattatgcgcttgctttgagcgtatcagaaAGTCCGCCGAGGAGCGATGAAAAAAATGGAGAATTGGTTGTTGGTCTCGGTGAGGCTGAGGTACCAGTATGAGCTAGAAAGAGCCGAAGAGGAATAAAAATGATCAAGTGAGTTTGGGAATTGGGATTGGAATTGCAAGGAAAACAAGTTGAGACAGAACAAGGAGGAAGAAAAGGGTGAGCTCCTCACAGTCCTTGCTTCGAGAGACGAAGAGGAGCAGGAGGTTGGTGGAATCTGGAATGGGAGGAATGGAGGATGAGTTTGAGCTgtttaattaaagaagaaagtGGGTTTGTGTGgcagagaaaaaagaaagagttgTACGTGTGGATGGGGGACATATATCATGAGGAGGTAGGTTTTAGAGAAATCATAGCACATGGCACATATGGATGGGGTGAGTACGCAAGGTAAAGAAATCGTAGCAGCACATGGGCACATCAGAGGTGGTTTCCCACTTAAAAACTGATACCGGAAATTCAAAGAAGAATTATACAAATAACACCACCTCGGTGGCTCGGTGGCATATAGGAACCGAAACCGAACACAAAAAAAACCGAATCgaataaaaacaactaaataaaaagagaaaaccGATCAATTTGGATCGGTTTGGACCGGTTCCTCGGTTTTTCGGGTCTAAAATCCCAGCCTGTCTGGACCCGAAACCACTGTCTTTTCCGTTGGCCTTTTCTGCCCATACGGCCCAATTCCAAATCTAATCAAACGTCTACGTGAAAATTCCAAATCGAggaattttataaaaaaaatggtGTCAAATCTTGTCGCTCCGAATTTGAACTCGTCAGAAAACATGAGTTTTGAGCTTGATCCAAAATTGTGTGGAGCATCGATACATAAGCCAGTGAAAAGTCAAGAAAAGCTCTTCAAGAACGATACTCAGCAACTGCCTAGCGGGAAGAGCAGGACGGATACAACTATATAACTTTCTATCCCCCCTGTTGTATAGGGATGGAAACTGTGTAATCTGGTATAGGGAATTCACTCCCTGGCAGAAGCTGCATGTAGTAGTCATACCGGTCCATGCCGTTTCCTTTTGCTCACTTTCGATGGAGGAGCGTGTCTCAATCAGTGATGCCATGATTGTTTGTGAGCTCAAAGGAAGTGGCATAGTGAACTGTCATGCTTTCTGTTGCAGCCACAATCGACTAATCTAGACAGACTACTACAAGATGGTCTACCCCCATCATATCCTTTGTGTTATACTATTAATAagaataatagaaataaaaatataaaaaataaaacaaaaaaatataactCTCAGAACAAGCCGTGCAAGGGAAATCTGTATAACATCTTTATTGTAATTGAAATTGCAGATGAACTTAAAACAAACACAAGTTGTTTCCATACGTCCGATAGTCATCCCACATTACAAAGTTGCTTAAAACATCAAATACACACCACAAACCCAATACACATAGCAGACTTATAGATGATATACTATTCAGATAACTAATCACATAACATGTCCTGCACCCAGGTACAAGTAGACGTAATATTCAGATGCTTCAGTAGCTGGAGCAGACCTCAGAAACCATGAATTTTGATGTTGTCTTTCTTCACGATGCCAGCCTGTAGAAAAATATAAGAATAAGGATCTAGATTAAGACCATCTAATAGAATTATGATGTTCAAAACGTTGAAACAATCAAAGAAAGTGCATCCATACCTGGACTAGGAAGGAAGATACATTCTTTCGCTGATCGCCTTGAAGTTGAATGACCTATAGACAGAAAACAAAATATACATGAATACTAGAGAATTACTAATAGAAATCAAACTATGAACTTTTAGCATTGAACACACACCTGCCCTAGTTCGGGGTCCTGGACGACAGTACCATTGCAGCAAAACTCCTTCTTGAGGTCCTTGAGTATCTTGTTGTAGCTAAAATCCTTCTTCAGTCCCTGCACAGTTGTCAGGCTTTTTCTGCCGTTCCGTTGCTGTACACGGATGTGCACATACTCTTTTGTCCCAGCACCTGAGTCCTCAGCATTTGCCTCAGCAAAGGGATCTGAATGGAAGATAGATGTCCAATTAGATTTGTAAGAGGCGGGAAAAAGGATGGGAGAGGCAAGAAAGCATAGGTATAACATTGCAACACGTTATCAAGAATTTTTGACAAATTAGCTGCTGGCATCTCATAAGGGGTATGCATTTATCAATCAGTTGACTAGGATTCAGATAGTGAAGAAAAACAAATCTGATGCGAGGATGTCAAGACAGAAGCCAACTCCAGCACTATTATAGCATAACCAGATCCACTAGCAGTAGTTTCTCCAATAGCATTTGCAAATTTTCTAAAAGCATCTGGCCACTGATGAGAAACTCA harbors:
- the LOC133734593 gene encoding protein translation factor SUI1 homolog, whose protein sequence is MSELDDQIPTAFDPFAEANAEDSGAGTKEYVHIRVQQRNGRKSLTTVQGLKKDFSYNKILKDLKKEFCCNGTVVQDPELGQVIQLQGDQRKNVSSFLVQAGIVKKDNIKIHGF